In Treponema vincentii, a single window of DNA contains:
- a CDS encoding type II toxin-antitoxin system YafQ family toxin encodes MKSELHISKSFRKDYKKLSKSEIEDTDYVIKKLLNNEILESKYHDHGLHGNYEGYRECHIHPDLLLVYKKSVNDELLILTVYRISSHTNIFDISKSKKN; translated from the coding sequence GTGAAAAGTGAACTTCATATTTCAAAATCTTTTCGCAAAGACTACAAAAAGTTATCAAAATCAGAAATTGAAGATACGGACTATGTAATAAAGAAACTTTTGAATAATGAAATTCTTGAGTCAAAATATCATGACCATGGCTTACATGGAAATTATGAGGGATATAGAGAATGTCATATACATCCTGATTTGCTTTTAGTTTATAAAAAATCTGTTAATGATGAATTATTAATCCTTACCGTCTACAGGATTAGCTCCCACACAAATATATTTGATATAAGTAAAAGTAAAAAGAATTAA
- a CDS encoding glycoside hydrolase family 3 N-terminal domain-containing protein: MTAAAVFFFTIPALFAQPFAALLQAASLSTQTAPTSAQNGSSPEYTGKRAVLSRNLAVSTAAPEHTASSQNEEALRAVVSQLSLEEKAAQVLMVNIAGSKTADAKSIASFKGTAPGAVLLFGYNIADTPQAVTDFLESAVQGFQEAARRSGHIFIPPLFALDNEGGTVYRTRRITAPLPAAEEIAKRFSVEETEELYRLLGQQMRELGLHLNLAPVAEAGSEDVSAALGTRTFSPDPEQAGQYAAAAVRGMQGAGILATVKHFPGNGTADLHKGAAELTVDYDTFLSRYCSVFRPSITDGAAAVLISHITVPAIEAVPFCFSAKGIALLRNALGFSGLIITDDIAMQALNRNGASPEENAVRAIAAGCDMVMCSLSKIYPLIEAIAEKARTDTAFAKRLDEAVLHVLTAKQKVKLIDTSKPIATNDFFILHTPDWEKFRHAKEAAAVYGKATR, translated from the coding sequence ATGACGGCTGCAGCTGTTTTCTTTTTTACCATTCCCGCTTTATTTGCGCAACCTTTTGCCGCCTTGCTACAAGCGGCTTCTCTCTCAACACAAACAGCGCCAACATCAGCGCAGAACGGCAGCTCTCCCGAATATACCGGCAAGAGAGCCGTACTGTCACGCAATCTTGCCGTATCAACAGCAGCTCCCGAACATACGGCATCATCTCAAAATGAGGAAGCCCTACGTGCCGTTGTTTCTCAGCTTTCGCTTGAAGAAAAAGCGGCGCAAGTACTGATGGTTAATATTGCAGGGAGCAAAACGGCGGATGCAAAAAGCATCGCCTCGTTTAAAGGAACCGCTCCGGGTGCCGTGCTTTTGTTCGGGTATAATATCGCAGACACGCCCCAAGCGGTCACAGATTTTTTGGAATCGGCCGTACAAGGTTTTCAGGAAGCGGCGCGCCGTTCAGGTCATATTTTTATCCCGCCGCTTTTCGCGCTGGATAATGAAGGCGGTACCGTATACCGAACCCGCCGCATTACCGCCCCGCTGCCCGCTGCAGAGGAAATCGCCAAGCGTTTTTCTGTCGAGGAAACGGAGGAGCTCTATCGATTGTTGGGACAGCAGATGCGGGAGCTTGGTCTCCATCTTAATCTGGCACCGGTTGCGGAAGCAGGATCGGAAGACGTTTCAGCGGCGCTCGGTACGCGGACATTTAGCCCGGATCCCGAACAAGCGGGACAATACGCCGCCGCCGCAGTGCGCGGTATGCAGGGAGCCGGTATTCTTGCGACGGTCAAGCACTTTCCCGGCAACGGCACCGCAGATTTGCACAAAGGCGCTGCCGAATTAACCGTTGACTATGACACCTTCCTCAGCCGCTATTGCTCAGTATTCCGGCCTTCAATTACGGACGGTGCGGCAGCGGTGCTCATTTCTCATATTACGGTGCCGGCAATTGAAGCAGTGCCGTTCTGCTTTTCCGCAAAGGGAATTGCCCTGCTCCGTAATGCATTGGGATTTTCCGGTCTTATCATCACCGATGACATTGCGATGCAGGCATTAAACCGGAACGGCGCATCGCCTGAAGAAAATGCCGTGCGTGCAATCGCTGCCGGTTGCGATATGGTTATGTGTTCGCTGTCGAAAATCTATCCGTTGATTGAAGCCATTGCCGAAAAAGCCCGCACCGACACCGCGTTTGCAAAGCGGCTTGACGAAGCAGTGCTGCACGTTTTAACTGCCAAGCAAAAAGTGAAACTCATCGATACAAGCAAGCCCATTGCTACCAATGACTTCTTTATATTGCATACACCGGATTGGGAAAAATTCCGACACGCAAAAGAAGCCGCCGCCGTATACGGAAAGGCAACTCGTTAA
- the oadA gene encoding sodium-extruding oxaloacetate decarboxylase subunit alpha has protein sequence MAHKVRISDLVLRDAHQSLHATRMTTADMLPICNKLDSVGYWSLEAWGGATFDSCIRFLNEDPWERLRSLHKALPNTPIMMLLRGQNLLGYRHYADDVVDAFVKAAADNGVGVFRIFDALNDPRNLKRAADAAKKTGKHVQMAISFATTPYHTIENYAELAKTYTEFGADSICIKDMAGLLKPMEAFDLVTAIKKKTSIPINIHTHATTGLSVATLLKAAEAGADILDTAISSMAMGTSHSPTETMVEIFRGTEWDTGLDINLLLEIAAYFREVRKHYAQFESSFLGADTRILVSQVPGGMLSNLENQLRDLKASDKMDAVLKEIPIVQKDCGYIPLVTPTSQIVGTQSVFNVLFGRYKKLTAETRDLLIGRYGKTPAPCNEELVKIALAEAKVEAPVTARPADLIPNELDKIKAEAKENGAGNSIEDVLTYAMFPKVAPKFFKERSKGPVVFTAPAAEKKVAGSASSGSYTVTVNGTDYEVSSSNGTFTVNGTAYAVSVKENASSASTQRTAAAVSASTTSATPAAAQAVPASKPATSAAPTASKPVAASSLAASDSGTKLLAPVTGTLLRYTVAEGAQVSEGQTVMMLESMKMELEINAHKAGVIHFVAAAGAQVAEGDSLAEIRS, from the coding sequence ATGGCACATAAAGTTCGGATTTCCGATCTGGTATTAAGAGACGCGCATCAGTCTTTACACGCAACGCGCATGACAACCGCAGATATGCTGCCTATTTGCAACAAGCTGGACAGCGTCGGGTATTGGAGCCTGGAAGCATGGGGCGGAGCGACGTTCGATTCATGTATTCGTTTTTTAAATGAAGATCCGTGGGAGCGGCTGCGCTCTTTGCATAAGGCGCTGCCAAATACTCCTATTATGATGTTGCTGCGCGGACAAAACTTATTGGGTTACCGGCACTATGCCGATGATGTCGTCGATGCGTTTGTGAAAGCTGCCGCCGATAACGGCGTTGGTGTGTTCCGTATTTTTGATGCGCTTAATGACCCGCGCAATCTTAAACGTGCAGCTGATGCAGCAAAGAAAACCGGCAAGCATGTTCAAATGGCTATCTCCTTTGCGACAACTCCGTATCATACTATCGAAAACTATGCGGAACTGGCAAAAACGTATACGGAATTCGGTGCCGATTCCATCTGTATTAAAGATATGGCAGGGCTTTTAAAGCCGATGGAAGCATTCGATTTAGTAACGGCGATTAAAAAGAAGACGAGTATCCCGATCAATATTCATACCCATGCAACAACAGGGCTCTCCGTAGCGACACTGCTCAAAGCGGCCGAAGCGGGAGCTGATATCTTGGACACTGCGATTTCATCGATGGCGATGGGAACCTCGCACAGCCCGACAGAAACTATGGTAGAAATTTTCCGCGGCACCGAATGGGATACCGGTTTGGATATCAACCTGCTCCTTGAAATTGCAGCCTATTTCCGCGAAGTGCGCAAGCATTATGCTCAGTTTGAATCGAGCTTCCTCGGCGCGGATACCCGTATCCTCGTGTCGCAGGTGCCGGGCGGTATGCTTTCCAACCTTGAAAATCAGCTGCGCGACCTTAAAGCCTCCGACAAAATGGATGCGGTATTAAAAGAAATCCCGATTGTTCAAAAGGACTGCGGCTATATTCCGCTTGTTACTCCGACTAGCCAGATTGTCGGCACTCAGTCGGTATTCAATGTCTTGTTCGGACGGTATAAAAAACTGACCGCAGAGACCCGCGACCTGCTTATCGGCCGGTATGGTAAAACTCCCGCTCCGTGCAACGAAGAACTGGTAAAAATCGCTTTGGCAGAAGCAAAAGTTGAAGCCCCTGTAACAGCGCGTCCTGCCGACCTCATTCCTAATGAGCTGGATAAAATAAAAGCCGAAGCAAAAGAAAACGGGGCGGGCAATTCCATCGAAGATGTTTTGACTTACGCGATGTTCCCCAAGGTTGCCCCCAAATTCTTTAAAGAGCGCAGTAAAGGCCCCGTTGTGTTTACGGCGCCGGCGGCGGAGAAAAAAGTAGCAGGCAGTGCAAGCAGCGGCTCGTATACGGTAACGGTAAACGGAACCGATTATGAGGTTTCTTCATCTAACGGAACATTCACCGTAAACGGTACTGCATACGCAGTAAGTGTAAAAGAGAACGCCTCCTCCGCATCTACGCAAAGAACGGCTGCCGCAGTTTCGGCATCGACCACATCGGCAACCCCTGCCGCAGCGCAAGCAGTACCGGCATCAAAACCGGCAACGTCCGCGGCTCCGACTGCTTCTAAACCCGTTGCGGCATCTTCATTAGCAGCAAGCGACAGTGGTACAAAGCTGCTCGCTCCGGTAACCGGTACCCTTTTGCGCTACACTGTTGCGGAAGGTGCACAGGTGAGCGAAGGGCAGACGGTCATGATGCTTGAATCGATGAAGATGGAGTTGGAAATTAATGCGCATAAGGCGGGAGTTATTCACTTTGTGGCTGCAGCCGGTGCGCAGGTAGCAGAAGGCGACTCACTCGCAGAAATACGCTCATAG
- a CDS encoding CC/Se motif family (seleno)protein, whose product MTVTVDEKARAFLAKHNETSVYTYLGGCRTUGGVVPQPAVFAGSPDSLDDYDTFNADGITVYVRKDTQTENGSLTITVVKMLWMDSLAVEGMAY is encoded by the coding sequence ATGACAGTTACTGTTGATGAAAAAGCAAGAGCTTTTCTTGCAAAACACAATGAAACCAGCGTGTATACCTACTTAGGCGGATGCCGCACGTGAGGCGGCGTCGTACCTCAACCGGCCGTGTTTGCCGGTTCGCCTGATTCGCTCGATGACTACGACACCTTTAATGCTGACGGTATTACCGTCTATGTACGCAAGGATACCCAAACCGAAAACGGCTCGCTTACCATTACGGTGGTTAAGATGCTGTGGATGGATTCTTTAGCGGTAGAAGGGATGGCATATTAG
- a CDS encoding DUF2281 domain-containing protein: MSYAVVAEKLKTVPEYYMQEVSEFIDFLLFKSKKTSKNGLDEAISEVERGEVEIFKSFDDFKAAMV, translated from the coding sequence ATGTCGTATGCAGTTGTTGCGGAGAAATTAAAGACTGTTCCGGAATACTATATGCAAGAGGTTTCAGAATTTATAGATTTCTTGTTGTTCAAGAGTAAAAAAACTTCTAAAAACGGCCTTGATGAAGCAATTTCAGAAGTTGAACGGGGTGAAGTAGAAATTTTCAAATCCTTTGATGATTTTAAGGCGGCAATGGTGTGA